One window of the Actinomycetota bacterium genome contains the following:
- a CDS encoding glutaminyl-peptide cyclotransferase, whose product MLSGRLNSTAVTSFTLILAALFVCIPLTLGGCGNTAVKDSVEEAAEKRQDRSLEFLAGRDAPVYTYEVIRSYDHDIGNFTEGLVLDGGVLFEGTGLNGRSKLIKTDFQTWEVLGTVALAPEYFGEGVTVMSDEVFQLTYTTNLGFVYDRESLRQTRTFSYPTQGWGLTHDGTSLIMSDGSDTLHFMDPASGTETGRVSVYDNLGPVVNLNELEYIEGVVYANVWKTDLIVIIDPTSGEVTGWIDLAGLRPDTADPTGENVLNGIAFDARTGHLLVTGKSWPHIYEIGISP is encoded by the coding sequence ATGCTGTCTGGGCGCCTGAACTCGACCGCCGTGACCTCGTTCACGCTCATCCTTGCCGCCCTTTTCGTCTGCATCCCCCTTACCCTGGGTGGCTGCGGCAATACCGCCGTGAAGGACAGCGTGGAGGAAGCGGCTGAGAAGCGGCAAGACCGCAGCCTCGAGTTCCTCGCCGGGAGGGACGCCCCGGTATATACGTACGAGGTCATCCGCTCCTACGACCACGACATCGGGAACTTCACGGAGGGACTGGTCCTGGACGGTGGCGTCCTCTTCGAGGGGACGGGCCTCAACGGGCGATCAAAGCTCATCAAGACCGACTTCCAGACCTGGGAGGTCCTGGGAACGGTCGCCCTCGCTCCCGAGTATTTCGGCGAGGGCGTAACCGTCATGAGTGACGAGGTCTTCCAACTCACCTACACCACCAACCTGGGCTTTGTCTACGACCGTGAGAGTTTGCGGCAGACCCGCACCTTCTCCTACCCGACCCAGGGCTGGGGGCTGACCCACGACGGCACCTCGCTGATCATGAGCGACGGCAGCGACACGCTCCACTTCATGGACCCAGCCAGCGGGACCGAGACCGGGCGTGTCAGCGTGTACGACAACCTGGGACCCGTGGTCAACCTCAACGAGCTGGAATATATCGAAGGGGTGGTCTATGCCAACGTCTGGAAGACCGACCTCATCGTCATCATCGACCCCACGTCCGGCGAGGTCACGGGCTGGATAGACCTGGCGGGATTGAGACCGGACACCGCGGACCCGACGGGCGAGAACGTCCTCAACGGCATCGCCTTCGACGCAAGGACCGGCCATCTCCTGGTGACCGGCAAATCCTGGCCCCACATCTACGAGATCGGGATCAGCCCCTGA
- a CDS encoding GNAT family N-acetyltransferase, which yields MGEERFSKSDMSYHPLTPERWDDFEELFGEHGAYGGCWCMYWRTTRAQFNRDAGEGNKRAMKAIVDAGTAPGILAYHRGRAVGWCSVAPREDFASLERSPKLKRVDGQPVWSIVCFYVPKEHRRRGLMELLLEAAVAYARENGAAIVEGYPTEPMERLKGAEGYMGLRPSFVKAGFREVARPCEWQSIARLYT from the coding sequence ATGGGCGAGGAGCGCTTTTCGAAAAGCGACATGAGTTACCACCCGCTGACCCCGGAGAGGTGGGATGACTTCGAGGAACTCTTCGGCGAGCACGGCGCCTACGGCGGCTGCTGGTGCATGTACTGGAGGACCACCCGCGCCCAGTTCAACCGGGACGCGGGGGAAGGGAACAAACGGGCGATGAAGGCCATCGTCGATGCGGGCACCGCCCCCGGCATCCTCGCCTATCACCGGGGCCGGGCCGTGGGCTGGTGTTCGGTCGCCCCCCGGGAGGATTTCGCGTCACTGGAGAGGTCGCCCAAGCTTAAACGCGTGGACGGCCAGCCGGTGTGGTCGATCGTCTGCTTCTATGTCCCGAAGGAACACCGCCGCCGGGGGCTCATGGAGCTGCTCCTGGAGGCGGCGGTCGCGTACGCGCGCGAGAACGGCGCGGCCATCGTTGAGGGTTATCCCACGGAACCCATGGAGAGACTGAAGGGCGCAGAAGGCTACATGGGGCTGAGGCCCAGCTTCGTCAAAGCCGGCTTCAGGGAGGTGGCCAGGCCATGCGAGTGGCAGTCGATAGCCAGGCTCTATACGTGA
- the larB gene encoding nickel pincer cofactor biosynthesis protein LarB, whose protein sequence is MRKEELAEILEKVRQGEMDPGEAASRIAVEPVTDLGFAVLDHHRELRKGLPEVVYCEGKHTDTIRPIVEALLEKNQGNILLTRARDEVYEEVKKACPEAEYHSLARFILIRRENKELVGKIAVITAGTADIPVAEEAAIVAELTGNAVEKLYDVGVSGMHRILTRTDSLIGANVIVVVAGMEGALPSIVGGLVECPVIAVPTSIGYGANLGGMAALLGMLNSCALGVAVMNIDNGFGAGYFANLINQAAVRGGGK, encoded by the coding sequence ATGCGCAAGGAGGAGCTGGCTGAGATACTGGAGAAGGTGCGGCAGGGTGAGATGGATCCCGGCGAGGCCGCATCGCGCATCGCTGTCGAGCCCGTTACCGATCTCGGTTTCGCCGTGCTCGACCACCACCGTGAGCTGCGCAAAGGTCTCCCGGAAGTCGTATATTGCGAGGGCAAGCACACGGACACCATCCGCCCCATCGTGGAAGCCCTGCTCGAGAAGAACCAGGGCAATATCCTGCTAACACGCGCCCGCGACGAGGTGTACGAGGAGGTGAAGAAGGCCTGCCCGGAGGCGGAGTACCATAGCCTCGCCCGTTTCATCCTCATCCGCAGGGAGAACAAGGAGCTGGTGGGAAAGATCGCGGTCATCACCGCAGGTACCGCGGACATCCCCGTGGCGGAGGAGGCGGCTATCGTGGCCGAGCTCACGGGGAACGCGGTGGAGAAGCTCTACGATGTGGGAGTATCCGGGATGCACCGCATCCTCACCCGTACCGATTCCCTTATCGGGGCCAACGTGATCGTGGTGGTGGCGGGGATGGAGGGGGCCCTTCCCAGCATAGTGGGGGGGCTGGTGGAATGCCCGGTGATCGCGGTGCCCACCTCCATCGGATACGGCGCCAACCTGGGCGGTATGGCGGCCCTCCTGGGCATGCTCAACTCCTGCGCCCTGGGCGTGGCGGTGATGAACATAGACAACGGCTTCGGGGCAGGCTATTTCGCCAACCTCATCAACCAGGCGGCCGTGAGGGGTGGAGGCAAGTGA
- a CDS encoding flavodoxin family protein, with translation MGKVLLVSASPRKKGNTAQLVEECARVIAENGTETEVVSLAGMEIRSCLACGKCAELGECVQDDGLNSILARVKEADGFVVGTPVYFGTARGDLMSALQRIGMVSKSTDNFLSRKVGGPIAVARRGGHTATIQELLMFYLINDMIVPGSYYWNMVFGRDAGEVWDDEEGILVVRRFAENVAWLVNTIAARAAG, from the coding sequence ATGGGAAAGGTATTGCTGGTCTCTGCCAGCCCGCGCAAAAAGGGGAACACCGCGCAACTGGTCGAGGAGTGCGCCAGGGTCATCGCGGAGAACGGGACGGAGACCGAGGTCGTCTCCCTGGCGGGCATGGAAATACGCTCCTGCCTGGCCTGCGGCAAGTGTGCCGAACTGGGAGAGTGCGTGCAGGACGACGGCCTCAACAGCATCCTCGCCAGGGTCAAGGAGGCCGACGGTTTTGTCGTGGGCACGCCGGTCTACTTCGGCACCGCCAGGGGAGACCTCATGTCCGCCCTACAGAGGATCGGCATGGTCTCCAAATCGACCGATAACTTCCTCTCCCGCAAGGTGGGAGGGCCCATTGCCGTGGCCCGGCGGGGAGGTCATACCGCTACCATCCAGGAACTGCTGATGTTCTATCTCATCAACGACATGATCGTTCCCGGTTCCTACTACTGGAACATGGTCTTCGGCCGCGATGCGGGAGAGGTCTGGGACGACGAGGAGGGTATCCTGGTGGTGCGGAGGTTCGCGGAGAACGTCGCCTGGCTGGTCAATACCATTGCGGCCCGGGCCGCAGGGTAA
- the budA gene encoding acetolactate decarboxylase has translation METQADRETFYQVSTLGALKSGFYDGVVSYAELGKHGDTGIGTLEGLDGEMIAVDGSFYQIRYDGTVHAIDGSAITPFAMVTFFDRDREITPPAGLDYAGLQDLLNANLPSENVFYAIRIEGRFEHVRARSVPAQEKPYPPLSEAIAAQAVFELDDVEGTMVGFWCPSYMGDINAPGYHLHFLTAGQGAGGHVLDLLLGEVRVYLDETPGFLLQLPEMEEFLEADITPPS, from the coding sequence GTGGAAACGCAGGCTGACCGGGAGACCTTCTACCAGGTATCCACCTTGGGAGCGCTGAAGTCCGGCTTCTACGACGGCGTTGTCTCGTACGCGGAACTGGGCAAGCATGGCGATACCGGCATCGGCACCCTCGAGGGGCTGGACGGAGAGATGATCGCCGTGGACGGCTCCTTCTACCAGATAAGGTACGACGGTACGGTCCACGCCATCGACGGGTCGGCCATCACTCCCTTCGCCATGGTCACCTTCTTCGACCGCGATAGAGAGATAACCCCTCCTGCAGGCCTGGACTACGCCGGCCTGCAGGATCTCCTCAACGCCAACCTCCCGTCCGAGAACGTCTTCTACGCCATCAGGATCGAGGGCAGGTTCGAACACGTGCGGGCCAGGAGCGTGCCTGCCCAGGAGAAGCCCTATCCGCCCCTGAGCGAGGCCATCGCCGCGCAGGCGGTCTTCGAGCTGGATGACGTGGAGGGGACCATGGTCGGGTTCTGGTGCCCCTCATATATGGGGGACATCAACGCCCCCGGGTACCACCTGCATTTCCTCACCGCCGGCCAAGGGGCGGGAGGCCACGTGCTGGACCTGCTCCTTGGCGAGGTCAGGGTCTACCTCGACGAGACGCCGGGATTCCTCCTGCAGCTGCCGGAGATGGAGGAGTTTTTGGAAGCGGACATCACTCCCCCTTCATGA
- a CDS encoding NAD(P)/FAD-dependent oxidoreductase: MELKKVQTQSDYGVIVIGAGVGGLSAAGVLAREGLKTLVLEQADFVGGCASSFERSGYHFDVGACIIEVLRAHESFYDRLGLDMKDYITFLPNDPIYELVDILSGERFTVPASAQGMAELIGRHSAADARAFLRFMREEGKMMDGFTDAVFTTPQGGISGLFKVFAKYPRAVANLHRLMLPYNKVLGDLFVHPLTHRLLCNSAVIGGLPPSRQVGMLMWQTYAEHAGMYYPRGGMGAVPRAMARALEDVGGELRLSCRVGRLLLERKAARGVVLDDGTIITSRAVVSDANATNLYLEMIGEENIPRVVAKGLRSYGLSPSCAIGYLGLDYHPPMQSQHIMALSDPEFIDMYWSDIYEQDIAMPQSVGLISCPSYTDPSLAPEGGASLSFITMAPRNPRGAPWDEMRWDFLEQAIGMLDAVYVPGIKDHIVFKTIATPEDFERRLLIPGGTIYSYSMSVLSQMIFRPSNRSKCIRDLYLCGASAHPSGSVPGVLCGGMLAADALLEDSKRRRG; encoded by the coding sequence TTGGAACTGAAAAAAGTACAAACACAATCCGACTACGGCGTGATCGTCATCGGGGCCGGCGTGGGTGGGTTGTCGGCGGCCGGTGTCCTGGCCCGGGAAGGCCTCAAGACCCTGGTCCTGGAACAGGCCGATTTCGTGGGTGGTTGCGCCTCCTCCTTCGAGCGTTCCGGCTACCATTTCGACGTCGGCGCCTGCATCATCGAGGTGCTCAGGGCCCACGAGTCGTTTTACGACAGGCTGGGACTGGATATGAAGGACTACATCACTTTCCTGCCCAATGACCCCATCTACGAGCTGGTCGATATCCTGAGCGGCGAGAGGTTCACCGTACCCGCTTCCGCGCAGGGGATGGCGGAACTCATCGGGCGGCACAGCGCCGCTGACGCCCGTGCCTTCCTGCGTTTCATGCGCGAGGAGGGAAAGATGATGGACGGGTTCACCGATGCCGTATTCACCACTCCCCAGGGTGGCATCTCCGGTCTCTTCAAGGTCTTCGCGAAATACCCGCGGGCCGTCGCGAACCTGCACCGCCTCATGCTCCCTTACAACAAGGTGCTGGGAGACCTCTTCGTCCATCCCCTGACCCACCGCCTGCTGTGCAACTCCGCTGTGATCGGGGGCCTGCCCCCCTCCCGCCAGGTCGGGATGTTGATGTGGCAGACCTACGCGGAGCATGCGGGCATGTATTATCCACGGGGCGGCATGGGAGCGGTCCCACGCGCCATGGCCCGTGCGCTTGAGGACGTCGGGGGCGAGCTGAGGCTCTCATGCCGGGTGGGCCGCCTGCTGCTGGAGAGGAAAGCGGCCCGCGGCGTGGTCCTCGATGACGGTACCATCATTACTTCCCGCGCGGTTGTTAGTGACGCCAACGCCACCAACCTCTACCTGGAGATGATCGGAGAGGAGAACATACCCCGAGTGGTGGCGAAAGGGCTGCGCAGCTACGGACTCTCTCCCAGCTGCGCCATCGGCTACCTCGGCCTGGACTACCATCCACCCATGCAGTCGCAGCATATCATGGCGCTGTCGGACCCGGAGTTCATCGACATGTACTGGTCCGATATATACGAACAGGACATCGCCATGCCCCAGTCCGTGGGCCTGATCTCCTGCCCGAGCTACACGGACCCCTCGCTCGCGCCCGAGGGGGGCGCCTCGCTCTCCTTCATCACCATGGCGCCACGCAACCCGCGAGGCGCCCCCTGGGACGAGATGAGATGGGACTTCCTGGAGCAGGCGATAGGCATGCTCGACGCCGTGTATGTTCCCGGCATAAAGGACCACATCGTCTTCAAGACCATCGCCACTCCCGAGGACTTCGAGCGGAGGCTGCTCATCCCCGGCGGTACCATATATTCGTATTCCATGTCTGTGCTGAGCCAGATGATCTTCCGTCCGAGCAACCGCTCCAAGTGCATCAGGGACCTTTACCTGTGCGGCGCCAGCGCCCACCCCAGCGGCAGCGTACCCGGTGTCCTCTGCGGGGGGATGCTGGCCGCCGACGCGCTGCTCGAGGACTCGAAGAGGAGAAGAGGATGA
- a CDS encoding dihydrodipicolinate synthase family protein, with the protein MKRFEGIYAVMLTAYDDYGNVDREAMRDMTDHLVDGGVHGLVVLGSNGENPYLTHHHQKDAIDTVVNECAQRVPVIVGVNKRGTEPAIDMAQYAEDAGADGLLLALHRFYNLDEDAVYGFYEDVCGSVGLPVLFYNFPSNTGLSLPPESIARIADIDNLVGAKETIFDVDEVRGLVEATGEDFCVFTGMTFNLVDTMAVGACGAICPVPNIIPEKTVELYEACRSGDAARADALQKEVYAVAPLIASTPTPHAMQKEAMRLLGHPVKPHVKGPLPRLTSEQAKLVRETLENAGLI; encoded by the coding sequence ATGAAGCGATTCGAGGGCATCTACGCGGTGATGCTGACCGCCTACGACGATTACGGCAACGTCGATCGGGAAGCGATGCGGGACATGACCGATCATCTGGTCGACGGCGGCGTGCACGGCCTGGTGGTGTTGGGGAGTAACGGAGAAAACCCCTATCTCACCCATCATCACCAGAAGGACGCCATAGACACCGTGGTCAACGAGTGCGCGCAGAGGGTGCCGGTCATCGTCGGGGTCAACAAGCGGGGTACAGAGCCGGCCATCGATATGGCGCAGTATGCCGAGGACGCCGGCGCCGACGGCCTGCTCCTGGCCCTGCACCGCTTCTACAACCTGGACGAGGACGCCGTGTACGGTTTCTACGAGGACGTATGCGGCAGTGTGGGCCTGCCCGTGCTCTTCTACAACTTCCCCTCCAACACCGGCCTGTCCCTGCCGCCCGAGAGCATCGCCCGCATCGCCGACATCGACAACCTGGTCGGTGCCAAGGAGACCATCTTCGACGTGGACGAGGTCCGCGGTCTGGTGGAGGCGACCGGCGAGGACTTCTGCGTCTTCACCGGCATGACCTTCAACCTCGTGGACACCATGGCCGTGGGCGCGTGCGGCGCCATCTGCCCCGTGCCCAACATCATCCCCGAGAAGACGGTGGAGCTATACGAAGCCTGCAGGAGCGGCGACGCGGCGAGGGCCGACGCGCTGCAGAAAGAGGTCTACGCGGTGGCGCCCCTCATCGCCTCGACCCCCACGCCACACGCCATGCAGAAAGAGGCCATGCGGCTGCTGGGGCACCCTGTAAAGCCGCACGTCAAGGGGCCCCTGCCCCGGCTCACATCCGAACAGGCCAAACTGGTGCGCGAGACCCTGGAGAACGCCGGCCTGATCTGA
- a CDS encoding alpha-amylase family glycosyl hydrolase: MGISELPWWKGGVIYQVSVASFADSDGDGTGDLPGIIERLDYISALGVDAIWLTPVNASPRRDFGYDISDYYSINPVFGSMDDLDSLLGECHRRGIRVIMDMVLNHTSDQHPWFTASRSSRDDPRRDWYVWRDGRAPGRPPNRWRAVVEGSAWEYDDATRQFFYHAFLPFQPDLNWRNPEVKEAMLDVLRFWLDRGVDGFRLDLINFLYEDELLRDNPRKFGLRPYDWQRHLYDRSRPESLETAREMRRVTDAYPERMMMGEVFTDDPADAVAYLGDGGDALHLSFYLDFAQRRWKAEAFRGSVGWLEEHIPAEGWPCYYLNNHDLPRTYSRLGKGGDAEARAKVAAAMLLTLRGTPIVYYGEEIGMPASKVPRRAMDDPLGKKFWPLPVGRDGSRTPMQWSGERNAGFTSSEPWLPVDPSYAEKNVERQDSDPGSLLNWYRSLIRLRRERPALQAGSYRAITGAPKGVYAYLRESEDDKVAVFLNFNHRGVMVDTSVVEGLVPCRALLSTHRAVGTELSREKTGLSSSEVLILGVVK, translated from the coding sequence ATGGGGATCTCTGAGCTTCCCTGGTGGAAGGGGGGCGTGATATACCAGGTCTCGGTAGCCAGCTTCGCCGATTCCGACGGCGACGGCACCGGAGACCTGCCCGGCATCATCGAAAGACTCGACTATATCAGCGCTCTCGGCGTGGACGCCATCTGGCTCACCCCCGTCAACGCCTCTCCCAGGCGGGATTTCGGATACGACATCAGCGATTACTACTCCATAAACCCCGTCTTCGGGAGCATGGACGATCTCGACTCGCTGCTCGGGGAGTGCCACCGCCGGGGCATCAGGGTGATCATGGACATGGTGCTCAACCACACCTCCGACCAGCACCCCTGGTTCACGGCATCGCGCTCCTCGCGAGACGACCCCAGGCGCGACTGGTACGTGTGGCGCGACGGCAGGGCGCCAGGCAGGCCCCCCAACCGCTGGCGGGCGGTGGTTGAGGGCAGTGCCTGGGAATACGACGACGCCACCCGCCAGTTCTTCTACCACGCCTTCCTGCCCTTTCAGCCCGACCTCAACTGGCGTAACCCCGAGGTGAAGGAGGCCATGCTGGACGTGCTGCGGTTCTGGCTGGACAGGGGAGTGGACGGTTTCCGCCTCGACCTCATCAACTTCCTCTACGAGGACGAGCTGCTGCGGGACAACCCCCGCAAGTTCGGCCTGCGGCCTTACGACTGGCAGCGGCACCTTTACGACCGCTCGCGTCCCGAGAGCCTGGAGACGGCGAGGGAGATGCGCCGCGTCACCGATGCCTACCCCGAGCGCATGATGATGGGCGAGGTGTTCACGGACGACCCCGCGGACGCGGTGGCCTACCTCGGAGACGGCGGCGACGCCCTTCACCTCTCCTTCTATCTCGATTTCGCGCAGCGCAGGTGGAAGGCGGAAGCTTTCCGTGGGTCGGTGGGCTGGCTTGAGGAGCATATCCCCGCGGAGGGATGGCCCTGCTACTACTTGAACAACCACGACCTGCCGCGCACTTATTCACGTCTCGGCAAGGGCGGAGATGCCGAGGCCAGGGCCAAGGTGGCCGCGGCCATGCTGCTCACCCTGAGGGGCACCCCCATCGTCTACTACGGGGAGGAGATCGGGATGCCCGCGAGCAAGGTGCCCCGCAGGGCTATGGACGACCCCCTCGGCAAGAAGTTCTGGCCACTCCCGGTGGGCAGGGACGGTTCGCGCACCCCCATGCAGTGGAGCGGGGAGAGGAACGCGGGATTCACTTCCAGCGAGCCCTGGCTTCCCGTCGACCCTTCCTATGCAGAGAAGAACGTCGAGCGGCAGGATAGCGATCCGGGTTCCCTTCTCAACTGGTACCGCAGCCTCATCCGCCTGCGCCGGGAGAGGCCCGCCCTGCAGGCTGGGAGCTACCGTGCCATCACGGGCGCACCAAAAGGCGTCTACGCCTACCTGCGGGAAAGCGAAGATGACAAGGTAGCGGTGTTTCTGAACTTCAACCATCGCGGCGTGATGGTAGATACGAGTGTTGTGGAGGGACTGGTGCCTTGCCGCGCGCTCCTGTCCACCCATCGCGCCGTAGGGACGGAGTTATCGAGGGAAAAGACAGGGCTTTCCTCCAGCGAGGTATTGATACTGGGGGTCGTCAAATAG
- a CDS encoding RNA-binding protein has product MNIYVGNLSYGSTEETIRGLFEGYGTVDSVSIIMDRNTGRSRGFGFVEMPNDEEAKAAIAELDNKEFEGRQLRVNEARPKPERKSSYESW; this is encoded by the coding sequence ATGAACATCTACGTAGGCAACCTGAGTTACGGATCGACGGAGGAGACCATACGTGGGCTCTTCGAGGGCTATGGAACGGTCGATTCGGTAAGCATCATCATGGACCGCAACACCGGGCGTTCCCGCGGTTTCGGCTTTGTGGAGATGCCGAACGACGAGGAGGCGAAGGCCGCCATCGCGGAGTTGGATAACAAAGAGTTCGAGGGGCGCCAGCTGCGGGTGAACGAGGCTCGCCCGAAGCCCGAGCGCAAGTCGAGCTACGAGAGCTGGTAG
- a CDS encoding 4Fe-4S binding protein, translated as MSSPLWFVKMIKKTFPQRFIMARMTRLPIIGRGIEYLLFEGDDMVFLPKDSIVAVNEDVSSEDVVLPSQVIEAFVEKASHLWIMNTCICRDASGCGDYPIDLGCLFMGEAVLDINPALGRRVTREEALDHLKKCREAGLVHLIGRNKLDPMWLNVRPGTRLLTVCNCCPCCCLWKVLPVLSHKISDKIQRMPGVKVKVTEVCTGCGTCQNNICIPKAITLQGGRAAISDECRGCGNCVSVCPKGAIELTIEDPTFMESLVPRITSLVDVT; from the coding sequence ATGTCCAGTCCGCTCTGGTTCGTGAAGATGATCAAGAAGACCTTTCCGCAGCGCTTCATCATGGCCAGGATGACCAGGCTGCCGATCATCGGCAGGGGCATCGAGTACCTGCTCTTCGAGGGAGACGACATGGTCTTCCTGCCCAAGGACAGCATCGTCGCCGTGAACGAGGACGTATCCTCGGAGGACGTCGTCCTGCCCTCGCAGGTGATCGAGGCCTTCGTCGAGAAGGCAAGCCACCTCTGGATCATGAACACCTGTATCTGCCGCGACGCCAGCGGGTGTGGGGATTACCCGATAGATCTGGGATGCCTGTTCATGGGCGAGGCGGTCCTTGACATCAACCCCGCACTGGGTCGACGCGTGACCAGAGAGGAGGCGCTGGATCACCTGAAAAAGTGCCGCGAGGCCGGGCTGGTGCACCTCATCGGCCGCAACAAGCTCGACCCAATGTGGCTGAACGTGCGCCCCGGCACCAGGCTGCTCACCGTCTGCAACTGCTGTCCCTGCTGCTGCCTGTGGAAGGTCCTGCCCGTGCTCTCTCACAAGATCAGCGACAAGATACAGCGCATGCCGGGAGTAAAGGTGAAGGTAACCGAGGTGTGCACCGGCTGCGGCACCTGCCAGAACAACATCTGCATCCCCAAAGCCATCACCCTGCAGGGGGGACGCGCCGCCATCAGCGACGAATGCCGGGGGTGCGGGAACTGCGTCTCCGTCTGCCCCAAGGGCGCCATCGAGCTGACCATAGAGGACCCCACGTTCATGGAAAGCCTCGTCCCCCGTATAACCTCGCTGGTGGACGTGACCTGA
- a CDS encoding 4Fe-4S binding protein: MAEVITGDDVYIRLRDFMDRLPSGLPRTESGAELKLLRKLFSPEEAEMAMRLRLFPEPARVIARRVGMGEEEAAEILESMARKGLILRVRGGKERFYLALHFAVGIYEFHVRSIDEEMAEMMDEILEAEEHTPVFRDTVMEQFRVVPVNSAIDVAHNVAGYDRVRELVSKYDDIGVMPCICRREKGLLGQECERPQEVCLTFGVGAQTVLDNGIARKIDTAEALSILDEAEEAGLVLQSSNARDIVNICCCCSCCCAVLHMLKMEKRPADHVRSPFYARIDPDLCTTCGACLERCQMDALVENKEANEVDLARCIGCGLCVATCPESAIEMVQKQGVPKPTAHYFHNLTTVARGRGLPFGNLSPVIGLTNLPLLLKVLPYLYKTGLVTPMVNQLAKRGWV; this comes from the coding sequence ATGGCGGAAGTGATAACCGGTGATGACGTATACATCAGGCTGCGGGATTTCATGGACCGCCTTCCCAGCGGGCTGCCGCGTACCGAGAGCGGGGCGGAGCTCAAGCTCCTGCGGAAGCTCTTCTCGCCCGAGGAGGCGGAGATGGCCATGCGTCTGCGGCTCTTTCCAGAACCTGCGCGGGTCATCGCCAGACGCGTCGGCATGGGCGAGGAAGAGGCGGCCGAGATTCTGGAGTCCATGGCCAGGAAAGGCCTTATCCTGCGGGTGCGCGGCGGCAAGGAACGTTTCTACCTCGCGCTCCACTTCGCCGTGGGCATCTACGAGTTTCACGTAAGGAGCATCGACGAGGAGATGGCCGAGATGATGGACGAGATACTCGAGGCGGAGGAACACACGCCCGTTTTTCGCGATACCGTGATGGAACAGTTCCGGGTGGTGCCGGTGAACTCCGCCATAGATGTGGCGCATAACGTGGCAGGTTATGACCGCGTGCGGGAGCTGGTGAGCAAGTACGATGATATAGGGGTGATGCCGTGCATCTGCCGCCGGGAGAAGGGATTGCTGGGGCAGGAGTGTGAACGGCCGCAAGAGGTCTGCCTCACCTTCGGTGTAGGAGCGCAGACGGTGCTGGACAACGGCATCGCCAGGAAGATAGACACAGCGGAAGCCCTGTCTATCCTCGACGAGGCGGAGGAGGCGGGGCTGGTCCTGCAGTCCTCCAATGCCCGGGACATCGTCAATATCTGCTGCTGCTGCTCCTGCTGCTGCGCTGTCCTGCACATGCTGAAGATGGAGAAGAGGCCGGCCGACCACGTGCGGTCCCCCTTCTACGCCCGCATCGATCCAGATCTCTGCACCACGTGCGGCGCCTGCCTGGAACGCTGCCAGATGGACGCCCTTGTAGAGAACAAGGAGGCGAACGAGGTCGACCTGGCCCGCTGTATTGGATGCGGGCTCTGCGTGGCCACCTGTCCGGAAAGCGCGATAGAGATGGTCCAGAAGCAGGGCGTCCCGAAGCCGACCGCCCACTATTTCCACAACCTCACCACCGTCGCCAGGGGACGCGGGTTGCCCTTCGGGAACCTCAGTCCGGTGATCGGGCTGACCAACCTGCCGCTATTGCTCAAGGTCCTTCCATATCTATATAAGACCGGTCTGGTCACACCCATGGTCAACCAACTGGCCAAGAGGGGTTGGGTATAG